From a single Thermanaerothrix sp. genomic region:
- the trpD gene encoding anthranilate phosphoribosyltransferase, which translates to MLREHLEKILSGTNLTPQEMADAMESILSGGEPQALVGAFLAGLRAKGETVEEIASAASVIRSKAVPVNLKCKTLLDIVGTGGDRAGTINISTGASFIAAAAGSSVAKHGNRSVSSRCGSADILEALGIPLLDKPQDVEACISNTGYGFIFAPHFNGSMKNVAPVRKAIGLRTVFNILGPLSNPAKPTHQLVGVFSPKLVRPITEVLAILGVSRAMVFHGHGGLDELSLSGPNRVCLLDRGKIQDMEILPEDAGLSRAPLGXASGGGPDENRQILLDIFSGMRGPMRDVVVLNAAAALYVDGLAAGIFEGARMAEQIIDRGLAMKKLEEVARFSRSITGKEEAV; encoded by the coding sequence GTTAAGGGAGCACCTTGAAAAGATCCTATCGGGAACCAACCTTACACCCCAAGAGATGGCGGACGCCATGGAAAGCATCTTGTCCGGCGGTGAACCCCAAGCCCTGGTGGGGGCCTTCCTGGCGGGGCTTCGCGCAAAGGGGGAGACCGTGGAGGAGATAGCCTCCGCAGCCTCGGTGATTAGGAGCAAAGCCGTCCCCGTGAATCTAAAGTGTAAAACCCTCCTTGACATCGTAGGGACCGGCGGAGACCGGGCGGGAACCATCAACATATCTACCGGCGCATCGTTCATAGCCGCCGCGGCGGGGTCTTCGGTGGCCAAACACGGGAACCGATCCGTATCCAGCCGATGCGGAAGCGCCGATATCCTGGAAGCCCTAGGGATACCGCTTTTGGATAAGCCCCAGGACGTGGAAGCCTGCATCAGCAACACTGGCTACGGCTTCATCTTCGCCCCCCACTTCAACGGATCCATGAAAAACGTCGCCCCAGTACGGAAGGCCATAGGGCTTCGAACGGTCTTCAACATATTAGGCCCCCTCTCAAACCCAGCAAAGCCAACCCACCAGCTGGTGGGGGTCTTCTCCCCTAAGCTGGTCCGGCCCATAACGGAGGTCCTGGCCATACTCGGGGTCAGTAGGGCAATGGTGTTTCACGGACATGGCGGATTGGACGAGCTTTCGCTTAGCGGCCCCAACAGGGTGTGCCTGCTGGACCGGGGGAAGATCCAGGACATGGAGATACTCCCCGAGGACGCGGGGCTGTCCAGAGCACCCCTGGGGTNCGCCTCGGGGGGCGGCCCAGATGAGAACCGCCAGATCTTGCTGGACATATTCAGCGGCATGAGGGGCCCCATGAGAGACGTGGTGGTTCTCAACGCCGCCGCAGCCCTCTACGTGGACGGACTGGCCGCCGGGATATTCGAAGGAGCCCGCATGGCAGAACAGATCATAGACCGCGGCCTTGCCATGAAAAAGCTTGAAGAGGTGGCTCGATTCTCCAGGTCAATAACAGGAAAGGAGGAGGCAGTGTGA
- the trpC gene encoding indole-3-glycerol phosphate synthase TrpC, whose amino-acid sequence MILDRIVAEKNRHVRELKSPKLSLKARLAAPGISIIGEIKKASPSKGILADTFEPDKLLEAYIKGGADCVSIVTDQPFFQGSPDLMRQLRPKADIPFLRKDFLVDPVQVYESLFLGADAVLLIAAILPGKRLQSMLKTARSIGLEAVVEVHDPEDLRRALASEADIMGINNRNLRDFSVNLNTTCRIMEELRRLEPSSRRYVIAESGISCREDVVLLEKAGVHGILVGESLMVSKDPSAHIKRLKGLIR is encoded by the coding sequence GTGATACTGGATCGCATAGTGGCTGAGAAAAACCGCCATGTTCGAGAGCTAAAAAGTCCCAAGCTGTCGCTGAAGGCCCGTCTGGCCGCGCCGGGGATCTCCATAATAGGGGAGATAAAGAAGGCCAGCCCCAGCAAGGGCATCTTGGCGGACACATTTGAACCGGATAAACTGCTTGAAGCCTACATCAAAGGCGGGGCTGACTGCGTCTCAATAGTTACCGACCAGCCCTTCTTTCAAGGAAGCCCGGACCTGATGAGGCAGCTCCGCCCTAAGGCAGATATACCTTTTCTTAGGAAGGACTTCCTCGTGGACCCGGTACAGGTTTATGAAAGCCTCTTCCTTGGGGCCGACGCGGTGCTTCTAATAGCCGCCATACTACCTGGCAAGAGGCTACAGAGCATGTTGAAAACCGCAAGGTCCATCGGCCTGGAGGCGGTGGTGGAGGTGCACGACCCAGAGGACCTCCGAAGAGCCTTGGCGTCTGAAGCGGACATCATGGGCATCAACAACCGAAACCTGCGGGACTTCTCCGTAAACCTTAACACCACGTGCCGGATCATGGAGGAACTAAGACGCCTTGAGCCCTCAAGCCGCCGGTATGTGATAGCCGAAAGCGGGATTTCCTGCCGGGAAGACGTGGTCCTCCTCGAGAAGGCGGGGGTTCACGGGATCCTTGTGGGGGAAAGCCTCATGGTCTCCAAGGACCCCTCCGCCCACATAAAAAGGCTTAAGGGGTTGATACGGTGA
- a CDS encoding phosphoribosylanthranilate isomerase: protein MIRVKVCGITNEADALEAAKLGADAVGFILTQSPRRVSLERAASIIQRLPPFLSVVGVMADPTEEELREAVESRLFDYLQFHGSEPPSLLANLPIKTIKALGVSRREDLEALERYKEAAHFFLLDTKVRGFSGGTGQPFDWSLLQGVRFTRPFILAGGLGPQNITKAIGQASPHGVDINSAIETSSGIKDHRLMGMTIMAAKG, encoded by the coding sequence GTGATCCGGGTAAAGGTTTGCGGGATCACCAATGAGGCAGATGCCTTGGAGGCCGCTAAGCTTGGCGCCGACGCGGTGGGCTTCATCCTTACTCAAAGCCCCCGAAGGGTCAGCCTTGAGCGGGCAGCTTCCATAATCCAACGGCTTCCACCGTTCCTCTCCGTGGTGGGGGTGATGGCGGACCCCACCGAAGAGGAGCTGCGGGAAGCCGTCGAAAGCCGCCTGTTCGACTACCTCCAGTTCCACGGAAGCGAACCCCCTTCGCTTCTTGCGAATCTTCCCATCAAAACCATAAAGGCCCTAGGGGTCTCCCGCAGGGAAGACCTTGAAGCCCTGGAAAGATACAAGGAAGCGGCTCACTTCTTCCTATTGGACACGAAGGTAAGGGGCTTTTCCGGGGGCACGGGGCAGCCCTTCGACTGGTCGCTGCTGCAGGGGGTCCGTTTTACCCGCCCCTTCATCCTGGCCGGCGGGTTGGGGCCCCAAAACATAACCAAGGCCATAGGGCAAGCAAGCCCCCATGGGGTGGACATAAACAGCGCCATCGAAACATCCTCGGGAATAAAAGACCACCGCCTCATGGGGATGACGATCATGGCGGCCAAAGGCTGA
- the trpB gene encoding tryptophan synthase subunit beta, giving the protein MIRSGYFGPFGGRFVPETLIPALDELERAYNEIKEDRAFQEELKELLHRYGGRPTPLTFAERLTRHAGGAKIYLKREDLNHTGAHKINNALGQALLARRLGKRRVIAETGAGQHGVAVASAAAQLGLECHVFMGAEDMKRQSLNVERICILGAKVIPVSSGSMTLKDATNEAIRHWVANVEDTHYIIGSAVGPHPYPSLVRGFQRVIGDETRQQILQYEGRLPDALIACVGGGSNAIGLFYPFIPDKSVRLIGVEAAGKGLQTGLHAASLTGGRPGVFHGCRSYLLQDQDGQIIEAYSISAGLDYPGVGPEHSFLMETQRAEYTSVTDQDALEAFFTLSRLEGIIPALESAHAVAHGIRHASALQKDQVVVVNLSGRGDKDLHTVKFIIGGDNI; this is encoded by the coding sequence ATGATACGAAGTGGATACTTCGGCCCTTTCGGCGGGAGGTTCGTACCGGAAACCCTGATCCCCGCTTTGGATGAACTGGAAAGGGCCTACAATGAGATAAAGGAGGATCGGGCCTTTCAAGAGGAGCTGAAGGAACTGCTCCACCGGTACGGAGGACGGCCTACACCCTTGACCTTTGCGGAGAGGCTGACACGCCACGCCGGAGGGGCAAAGATATATCTAAAGAGAGAGGACCTCAACCATACGGGGGCGCACAAGATAAACAACGCCCTGGGGCAAGCGCTCTTGGCCCGCCGCCTAGGAAAGCGCAGGGTCATCGCGGAGACCGGCGCGGGGCAGCATGGGGTTGCGGTGGCCAGCGCGGCAGCCCAGCTGGGACTTGAATGCCACGTGTTCATGGGGGCTGAGGACATGAAACGGCAGTCCCTTAACGTGGAAAGGATCTGCATCCTGGGAGCTAAGGTCATCCCCGTCTCATCGGGGAGCATGACGCTGAAGGACGCCACAAACGAGGCCATCCGGCACTGGGTGGCTAACGTGGAGGACACCCACTACATAATCGGCTCCGCCGTAGGGCCGCACCCATATCCATCGCTGGTAAGGGGTTTTCAGCGAGTCATAGGGGATGAGACCCGCCAGCAGATCCTGCAATACGAGGGACGCCTTCCCGACGCCCTCATAGCCTGCGTTGGGGGCGGAAGCAACGCCATAGGCCTGTTCTACCCATTCATCCCGGACAAATCCGTCCGCCTAATCGGCGTTGAGGCCGCAGGCAAGGGGCTTCAAACGGGGCTTCACGCCGCATCCTTAACCGGGGGGCGCCCCGGCGTGTTCCACGGCTGCCGCTCCTACCTTCTTCAGGACCAGGACGGCCAGATAATAGAGGCCTATTCCATCTCCGCCGGCCTAGATTACCCCGGCGTGGGTCCCGAACACAGCTTCCTCATGGAAACTCAAAGGGCTGAATACACATCCGTAACAGACCAGGACGCCCTTGAAGCTTTCTTCACCCTATCCCGCCTTGAGGGGATCATACCGGCCCTGGAAAGCGCCCATGCGGTGGCCCATGGAATCCGTCATGCCTCTGCTCTCCAGAAGGACCAGGTGGTAGTCGTAAACCTCTCCGGGAGGGGAGATAAGGACTTGCATACAGTGAAATTCATCATCGGAGGCGATAACATATGA
- the trpA gene encoding tryptophan synthase subunit alpha — translation MNRLKEIFESRKALIAFVMAGDPDINTSADICSTLESSGADILELGIPFSDPLADGPIIQASGQRSLRTGTTLSSVLDLAETLRNTVKVPLLLMGYLNPILQCGEERFARRAAEAGIDGVIVADLPFDEGESLRAALDREGLINIPMVSPNSPEKRLQEMGREARGFVYCVSMLGTTGSRKDLHGDMEGYLRRVRRHFSIPTVVGFGISTPERAKRAGALADGVVVGSAIMDLVGKHLEDKERLLDGIRDLTIKLRSVLGP, via the coding sequence ATGAACCGCCTTAAGGAAATATTCGAAAGCCGCAAGGCCCTCATCGCCTTCGTGATGGCCGGGGACCCGGACATCAACACATCCGCGGATATCTGCTCCACACTGGAAAGTTCTGGAGCCGACATACTGGAGCTGGGGATACCGTTCTCTGACCCGCTGGCTGACGGGCCGATCATACAGGCCTCGGGACAGCGATCCCTGAGGACGGGAACCACCCTATCATCGGTGCTGGATTTGGCTGAAACCCTAAGGAACACCGTTAAGGTGCCGCTGCTTCTCATGGGATACCTGAACCCCATCCTGCAATGCGGGGAGGAGCGGTTTGCCCGCCGGGCCGCGGAAGCCGGGATCGACGGGGTCATCGTGGCAGACCTCCCGTTCGACGAAGGGGAAAGCCTACGGGCTGCCCTGGATCGCGAGGGGCTCATAAACATCCCCATGGTATCCCCCAATTCGCCGGAGAAACGCCTCCAAGAGATGGGAAGAGAGGCCAGGGGGTTCGTGTATTGCGTCTCAATGCTGGGGACCACCGGATCCCGCAAGGACCTTCACGGGGACATGGAGGGCTACCTTCGGCGGGTCAGGAGGCATTTCAGCATACCTACGGTGGTGGGCTTCGGCATCAGCACCCCCGAACGAGCCAAGAGGGCGGGGGCGTTGGCGGACGGAGTTGTGGTTGGAAGCGCCATAATGGACCTGGTGGGGAAGCACCTGGAGGACAAGGAGCGACTACTTGATGGAATACGGGATCTTACTATCAAACTCAGGTCAGTCCTAGGGCCTTGA
- a CDS encoding DUF4198 domain-containing protein, with the protein MFRTARRLCGLLAITVAMTVPSIASAHGVWIGEQQSKMTIILGEGAANDAYDPSKVKWVRAYGDGAGQVPVEIQRLQDHVVITKAPGAQIITLAFDHGYWSQDSSGKWHNKPKSQINNPVGSGMKALKFSTSYVDPSASPAVMPDLDLQVVPSVNPLSLKKGDSLKVRVLLHGKPVKGASLYPDFIGDVDMSVKTDDDGYAIIRVPSAGLNVIGSKVNVENPDKSDRDGEKINYFATLVFNLQKDED; encoded by the coding sequence ATGTTCCGTACCGCACGCCGCTTATGCGGACTATTGGCCATAACCGTCGCCATGACGGTCCCATCCATTGCCAGCGCCCACGGTGTTTGGATAGGGGAGCAGCAGTCGAAGATGACCATAATCCTTGGGGAGGGCGCTGCAAACGACGCTTACGATCCGTCAAAGGTCAAATGGGTCAGGGCGTATGGAGACGGTGCAGGCCAAGTACCTGTGGAAATTCAGAGGCTCCAGGACCACGTGGTAATAACTAAAGCCCCTGGAGCTCAGATAATCACCCTGGCCTTCGACCACGGATACTGGTCCCAGGACAGTTCCGGCAAGTGGCACAACAAACCCAAGTCACAAATCAACAACCCCGTAGGATCTGGCATGAAGGCCCTTAAGTTCTCCACATCCTACGTCGACCCTTCCGCATCCCCCGCCGTCATGCCTGACCTTGACCTGCAGGTGGTTCCGTCGGTAAACCCGCTGTCCCTCAAAAAGGGGGACAGCCTCAAAGTAAGAGTCCTGCTCCATGGGAAGCCGGTTAAGGGTGCCTCCCTGTACCCGGATTTTATCGGAGATGTGGATATGTCGGTTAAGACCGACGATGATGGTTACGCCATCATAAGAGTTCCATCCGCGGGGCTAAACGTGATAGGCTCAAAGGTGAACGTGGAAAACCCGGATAAATCCGACAGGGACGGGGAGAAGATAAACTACTTCGCTACTTTGGTTTTTAATCTACAAAAGGACGAGGACTAA
- the rplS gene encoding 50S ribosomal protein L19: MIDPRIALVEKRYSKADPVPPFRPGDTVKVHVKVKEGNRERIQVFEGVVIARQHGGIRENFVVRKVSNGVGVERIFPIHCPTIDKVEVVRRGRVRRAKLYYLRKLSGKAARIKERREF, from the coding sequence ATGATAGATCCGCGCATCGCCTTGGTGGAGAAGAGGTATTCCAAGGCCGATCCCGTGCCCCCTTTCAGGCCCGGCGACACCGTGAAGGTGCACGTGAAGGTTAAGGAGGGCAACCGGGAGAGGATTCAGGTGTTTGAGGGCGTGGTGATAGCCCGGCAGCACGGAGGCATAAGGGAGAACTTCGTGGTGAGGAAGGTCTCCAACGGCGTGGGTGTGGAGAGGATATTCCCTATCCACTGTCCCACCATCGACAAGGTTGAGGTGGTGCGCCGCGGCCGGGTGCGCAGGGCGAAGCTCTACTACCTGCGGAAGCTGTCCGGCAAGGCGGCCAGGATAAAGGAGCGCCGGGAGTTCTAG
- the trmD gene encoding tRNA (guanosine(37)-N1)-methyltransferase TrmD — protein MRITVVTAFPDLIRGYLSFSVIGRAVSSGVLDVQVLDLRDFADGSYRQVDDYSFGGGGMVLMAEPLSRAVESVSAGCEPFVVYPSPQGVHLHQELVEELARKEHLLLVCGHYEGVDERFVGEHVDLEVSLGDFVLTGGELPAMAVLDAVARLVPGVVGRMEAVREDSFYRGFLDHPHYTRPAAWRGIKAPEELLGGDHGVIEEFRRGERVRRTLERRPDLLARTGLNGHLNGGFYVYVGEDGCDPFKLLPLCGAFGGLRLLAHRSLKGDLGGEGVKFFPSFGAALRWITSREKTKPLVLAVSEDGDFRWLSAKRRVLEYQGPSVMALGGRFEGDVLLGSLRSPRGPASLGETLCHWLTRFFQVDDPRSQEG, from the coding sequence ATGAGGATAACCGTCGTTACCGCCTTTCCGGATCTCATAAGGGGTTACCTGAGCTTCAGCGTCATCGGTCGGGCGGTGTCCTCCGGGGTTTTGGACGTTCAGGTGCTGGATCTTAGGGACTTTGCCGACGGAAGTTACCGCCAGGTGGACGATTACAGCTTCGGCGGCGGGGGAATGGTGCTCATGGCGGAGCCCCTTTCCCGGGCGGTTGAGTCCGTGAGCGCCGGTTGCGAGCCCTTCGTGGTATACCCAAGCCCCCAGGGGGTTCACCTTCACCAGGAGCTGGTGGAGGAGCTGGCCCGCAAGGAGCATCTCTTGCTTGTTTGCGGCCACTACGAAGGGGTGGACGAGCGGTTTGTGGGGGAGCACGTGGACCTGGAGGTATCCCTTGGGGACTTCGTGCTAACCGGCGGGGAGCTGCCAGCCATGGCGGTGTTGGACGCGGTGGCCCGATTGGTACCCGGCGTGGTGGGCCGCATGGAGGCGGTTAGGGAGGACTCGTTCTACAGGGGCTTCCTGGACCATCCCCACTACACGAGGCCCGCGGCCTGGCGGGGTATTAAAGCCCCGGAGGAGCTGCTTGGGGGAGACCATGGGGTCATCGAGGAGTTCCGCCGTGGGGAGAGGGTTCGAAGGACCCTTGAGAGGAGGCCGGACCTGTTGGCTAGGACCGGTCTTAACGGACACCTCAACGGGGGCTTCTACGTGTACGTTGGGGAGGATGGGTGCGACCCCTTCAAGCTGCTTCCGCTTTGCGGCGCCTTCGGCGGCTTGCGGCTTCTGGCCCACCGGTCCCTTAAGGGGGACCTGGGCGGAGAGGGGGTAAAGTTCTTCCCCTCCTTCGGGGCCGCCTTGAGGTGGATAACCTCCAGGGAGAAGACCAAGCCCCTTGTGTTGGCCGTCTCGGAGGACGGGGACTTCCGGTGGCTTTCCGCCAAGAGGAGGGTTCTTGAGTATCAAGGCCCCTCGGTGATGGCCCTGGGAGGGCGGTTTGAAGGAGACGTGCTGCTCGGGTCGCTGAGGTCCCCGCGGGGGCCGGCGAGTTTGGGTGAGACCTTGTGCCACTGGCTCACCCGGTTCTTCCAGGTGGATGATCCTAGATCCCAGGAGGGCTGA
- the rimM gene encoding ribosome maturation factor RimM (Essential for efficient processing of 16S rRNA) — MEKSSRSRVIVGRIVGTHGVKGALKLKPLTDYPDRFLDMDSLYLELPEIRGRRRPPRELPVLDIRFQDGRDLFIVTLEGVDSMEEAEELKGAMVTVAPEERVPLEEGVYWIDDILGLQVVDNDSGEVLGLVEGVLPTGSNDVYEVRTPDGALKMIPAIKDVVIQVDLEARVMRVHLLEGLWD, encoded by the coding sequence ATGGAGAAGAGCTCTAGGTCCCGGGTGATAGTGGGACGGATAGTGGGTACCCACGGTGTGAAGGGGGCCTTGAAACTCAAGCCCCTCACGGACTACCCGGACCGGTTCCTGGACATGGATAGCCTCTACCTTGAGCTGCCGGAGATCCGGGGCCGCAGGCGCCCTCCCAGGGAGCTGCCGGTGCTGGATATTCGCTTCCAGGACGGGAGGGACCTCTTCATAGTCACCCTTGAGGGGGTGGACAGCATGGAGGAGGCGGAGGAGCTCAAGGGAGCTATGGTCACCGTGGCCCCCGAGGAGCGGGTGCCCCTGGAGGAGGGGGTCTACTGGATAGACGACATCCTGGGCCTTCAGGTGGTTGACAATGACAGCGGCGAAGTGCTGGGTCTGGTGGAAGGGGTTCTTCCCACCGGCAGCAACGACGTCTACGAGGTCCGCACCCCCGACGGGGCCCTCAAGATGATCCCCGCCATCAAGGACGTGGTGATCCAGGTGGACCTTGAGGCTCGGGTTATGAGGGTCCATCTGCTGGAGGGCCTCTGGGATTGA
- a CDS encoding KH domain-containing protein: MPDYAALVEGIVKGLVDLPDQVRVSEVRNGSGSVLVTIKVADQDMGRVIGRRGSTINAIRLIAKAAAVKAKERVDVEVDEEEGPVDGEEL, translated from the coding sequence ATGCCCGACTACGCCGCTCTGGTGGAAGGCATAGTGAAGGGGCTGGTGGACTTGCCCGATCAGGTGCGGGTGTCCGAGGTCAGGAACGGCTCCGGTTCGGTCCTGGTGACCATAAAGGTGGCGGATCAGGACATGGGGCGGGTGATAGGAAGACGTGGGTCCACCATAAACGCCATAAGGCTGATAGCCAAGGCGGCGGCGGTGAAGGCCAAGGAACGGGTGGACGTTGAGGTGGACGAGGAGGAAGGCCCTGTCGATGGAGAAGAGCTCTAG
- the rpsP gene encoding 30S ribosomal protein S16 encodes MAVRIRFTRQGRKKSPFYRLVVADSRSPRDGKFIELIGTYNPMTDPADLKVNEERALYWLKQGATPSDTARAVLKKTGVWDKFTAEKA; translated from the coding sequence ATGGCGGTTCGCATACGTTTTACCCGTCAGGGGAGGAAGAAGAGTCCCTTTTATCGTTTGGTGGTGGCGGATTCCCGCTCCCCCAGGGATGGTAAGTTCATCGAGCTAATCGGCACCTACAACCCCATGACGGATCCTGCGGATCTCAAGGTGAACGAGGAGAGGGCCCTGTACTGGCTTAAGCAGGGGGCTACCCCTTCCGACACCGCCAGGGCGGTTCTCAAGAAGACCGGCGTCTGGGACAAGTTCACCGCCGAGAAGGCGTAA
- the ffh gene encoding signal recognition particle protein — protein MFDSLKDRFEKVFTSLRGKGKLTEEDVNLALREVRLALLEADVNYKVVKDFVDRVRVRATGQEVLSSITPAQQVYAIVFEELLDLMGRDVKPLSIASKPPTVYMMVGLQGSGKTTTAAKIALKMKRSHRPMLVACDLRRPAAVEQLRVLASSIGVPFVGPEEGETDPVKVARRAMERCSESLVDLVIVDTAGRFQIDEELMEEVRVLKESVNPHEVLLVVDSMTGQEAVSVAQVFNDRLGLTGVVLTKLDGDARGGAALTIKAVTGTPVRLAGVGERVEDLEAFDPSRMAQRILGMGDVMGLLERVQQAASEEDVERLSESLKKNRFTLEDMLIQLRQVQKMGPLEKVIEMLPVPGASKALKDAQVDPKRIKHMEAIILSMTPAERRRPEIIKGSRRRRIAQGSGTSVQMVNQLLHQYEQMKDLMKAFGKGPKKGFRIPQGLKGLFR, from the coding sequence ATGTTCGACTCCCTGAAGGATAGGTTTGAGAAGGTCTTCACCTCCCTTAGGGGCAAGGGAAAGCTGACCGAGGAGGACGTGAACCTGGCGCTTCGGGAGGTCAGGCTTGCGCTTCTTGAGGCGGACGTGAACTACAAGGTGGTAAAGGACTTCGTGGACCGAGTAAGGGTTCGGGCCACCGGTCAGGAGGTGCTTTCCTCCATAACCCCCGCCCAGCAGGTTTACGCCATCGTCTTTGAGGAGCTGCTGGACCTCATGGGCCGGGACGTGAAGCCCCTGTCCATAGCTTCCAAGCCCCCCACGGTGTACATGATGGTGGGGCTTCAGGGATCCGGTAAGACCACCACCGCCGCCAAGATAGCCCTCAAGATGAAGCGGTCCCACAGGCCCATGCTGGTGGCCTGCGACCTTCGGCGTCCTGCCGCGGTGGAGCAGTTGAGGGTGTTGGCTTCTTCCATAGGGGTTCCCTTCGTTGGGCCCGAGGAGGGGGAGACCGACCCGGTTAAGGTGGCCAGGAGGGCCATGGAGAGGTGTTCCGAGAGCCTGGTGGACCTGGTGATCGTCGACACCGCCGGAAGGTTCCAGATAGACGAGGAGCTCATGGAGGAGGTTCGGGTCCTCAAGGAGTCGGTGAACCCCCACGAGGTGCTTTTGGTGGTGGACTCCATGACCGGTCAGGAAGCGGTGTCCGTGGCCCAGGTTTTTAACGATCGCCTTGGACTTACCGGCGTGGTGCTCACGAAGCTGGACGGCGACGCCAGGGGCGGCGCGGCGCTCACCATAAAGGCGGTCACCGGCACTCCCGTGAGGCTCGCGGGGGTTGGCGAGCGGGTGGAGGACCTGGAGGCCTTCGACCCCAGCCGCATGGCCCAGCGGATACTTGGCATGGGGGACGTGATGGGTCTTCTGGAGCGGGTCCAGCAGGCCGCCTCCGAGGAGGACGTGGAGCGCCTTTCCGAGAGCCTAAAGAAGAACCGGTTCACCCTGGAGGACATGCTGATTCAGCTTCGGCAGGTTCAGAAGATGGGGCCCTTGGAGAAGGTGATCGAGATGCTCCCCGTGCCGGGGGCGTCGAAGGCCCTCAAGGACGCCCAGGTGGATCCTAAGAGGATAAAGCACATGGAGGCCATAATCCTCTCCATGACCCCCGCGGAGAGGCGCAGGCCGGAGATAATAAAGGGTTCCAGGCGGCGCCGCATAGCCCAGGGCTCCGGCACGTCGGTTCAGATGGTGAACCAGCTTTTGCATCAGTACGAGCAGATGAAGGACCTGATGAAGGCCTTCGGCAAGGGTCCTAAGAAGGGATTTAGGATCCCCCAGGGCCTTAAGGGTCTTTTCAGATAA
- a CDS encoding fumarylacetoacetate hydrolase family protein, with the protein MELERFCRFCLPGDGGERFGVLKGYGGKERMLLEEVSAGPFGPFERTGSSFGLGEVRLLPPVKPGSIYCVGRNYVEHASELGNQVPLEPLVFLKPVTALIGHGDAIGLPSWAGRIDYEGELAVVIRRSCRNLSEDEALDAVLGYTCFNDVTARDLQRKDGQWTRAKGFDTFAPLGPWLLLGSSMEGLGDLVTRVNGVEVQRGRLADMVFSVGRIISHISRFATLMPGDVIATGTPAGVGPLRPGDRVEVSVEGIGCLVNYCEGC; encoded by the coding sequence ATGGAATTAGAGCGGTTCTGCAGGTTTTGTCTCCCCGGTGATGGCGGGGAGCGTTTCGGGGTGCTCAAGGGCTATGGTGGAAAGGAGCGGATGCTTCTGGAGGAGGTGTCCGCCGGGCCCTTTGGGCCTTTCGAGAGGACCGGATCGAGTTTCGGCCTTGGAGAGGTGCGGCTTCTTCCCCCCGTTAAGCCTGGGTCCATATACTGCGTTGGGCGCAACTACGTGGAGCACGCTTCGGAGCTGGGGAACCAGGTTCCATTGGAGCCGCTGGTCTTTCTCAAACCCGTCACCGCCCTGATAGGCCATGGGGACGCCATAGGGCTGCCGTCCTGGGCTGGTAGGATCGACTACGAGGGGGAGCTTGCGGTGGTGATCCGAAGAAGCTGCAGGAACCTGTCGGAGGATGAGGCTTTGGATGCGGTGTTGGGTTACACCTGTTTCAACGACGTTACCGCCAGGGACCTGCAGCGGAAGGACGGGCAGTGGACCAGGGCCAAGGGCTTTGACACCTTTGCCCCCTTGGGCCCCTGGCTGCTTCTTGGGTCCTCCATGGAGGGCCTTGGAGATCTTGTGACCAGGGTGAACGGGGTGGAGGTGCAGCGGGGGCGTTTGGCGGACATGGTCTTCTCGGTGGGCAGGATAATATCCCACATAAGCCGCTTTGCCACCCTTATGCCCGGGGACGTGATAGCCACCGGCACTCCCGCTGGGGTGGGCCCCTTAAGGCCCGGCGACCGGGTGGAGGTGTCCGTGGAGGGCATAGGATGTCTTGTTAACTACTGTGAGGGTTGCTGA